TCTGTAAAGATATTATAATGTGTAAATGCTTTATCGGCATGGAGATCCTCTTGGTTTGTTTTCGATGTTGAATTTAGAACATGTTCGATTAGCCGCTAGTGAATTACTGTAGAAATACGATATGGTAGGTCTCATAAAACAATCTGAGAATGCAGTATTTTTATCTTCAAACTTTGCAAACAAGCTATTTTATTTCTGCAATTGTTCTCTGACCCTCTGAAGCTTGAACAAGCCGCAGTCCTCTATGAAAACTCAGACAAGTCATCGACTGAAATCTGTAAATCACTGGGTATTAGCAGGCGATCTTTCTTCTACCATATGAAGTCCCAAAGAAAACAGTCGTATCCGAACAACATGCCGACTGCTTAGGTGTCGTTTTAGGAATATCAAAAGGAAAAAAGCATGGATGAAGCATATATCAGACTACTCGTTGATTTACATTGTGGTCAGGAACGGCAGGGTCCAGGTGGGCCGGAGTCTACCCAACGAGCTATAGACTTAGCTGGACTGAAGGCCGGTGGTCAGCTCGCTATTGCAGATATAGGTTGCGGTACAGGATCTTCATCACTGTACCTAGCGCAACAGCTGGGAGCTACACTTACGTCAGTGGACTTTGCGGCACCTTTTATTGAGAAACTTAAACAAAAGGCTCAGGACAGTGAGGTGCAAGATAGTATCAAATCATTAGTGGCAAATATGGAAGACTTGCCATTTGACGACTCTAGCTTCGATGTCCTCTGGTCCGAGGGAGCCATCTACAACATAGGATTTGAAAATGGCGTTCGCAGGTGGCGCCGCTTTCTCCGTCCAGGGGGAACTTTGGCGGTTTCCGAGATCACATGGATCACAGGTGCAAGACCCAAAGAAATAGAAGACTATTGGAAAGATGCCTACCCAGAAATAGGTACAGCCTCATCAAAAATGAAAATCCTTGAGGCTGAGGGCTACAGCCCTATCGGATACTTTTACTTGCCGCATTCTGATTGGCTTGATCATTACTACCTACCGCTCAAAAACCAGTTGGAGGCATTCGCGAGCCGCAACGAGGGTAACAGCCGAGTTGATTCAATCGTTGCGCAGGAAAAAGCTGAATTTGATATGTACGATAAGTTTAAGGACTACTACAGCTACGGTTTTTATATTGCTCGTAAAATCGATTAGGGTAATGGTGAGTGCAAATTAACACTCAATACCATGTTTTTGCACTCTGCTCCTTATCGTAACTATCTATTATTTCATGACTTTATATAAGGCGAGCATCTGAAGCACGAGATTGTAATTCAATATTTTCAGCTACTTAAGCCACTTATGCTAGGATTTGTCCAGAATCGTCGTCATACCCCTATTTGGGTTCTTGGAGAAAAAATTCTCTAATGTAACGGAATGTTGTTTTAGAAAACAAAGGGGGCTCTTGTCCTGTCCGAGCAAGGGTGTCACAAATCAAGACAAAAATTAAGATAGGCCCTGATATCACTCATGGGCAGTCTCTTTCCAAAAACTCCTTCTT
The Pseudobacteriovorax antillogorgiicola genome window above contains:
- a CDS encoding class I SAM-dependent methyltransferase, with amino-acid sequence MDEAYIRLLVDLHCGQERQGPGGPESTQRAIDLAGLKAGGQLAIADIGCGTGSSSLYLAQQLGATLTSVDFAAPFIEKLKQKAQDSEVQDSIKSLVANMEDLPFDDSSFDVLWSEGAIYNIGFENGVRRWRRFLRPGGTLAVSEITWITGARPKEIEDYWKDAYPEIGTASSKMKILEAEGYSPIGYFYLPHSDWLDHYYLPLKNQLEAFASRNEGNSRVDSIVAQEKAEFDMYDKFKDYYSYGFYIARKID